One segment of Thermococcus sp. AM4 DNA contains the following:
- a CDS encoding iron ABC transporter permease, with amino-acid sequence MERKITFTQAMWLLSLLVLLITIAYPLAVLIYKSLFGERGFGYAYKVIASDPNTWVYTFNTVKLAVIVTFFAVIIGVPLAFLVVRTNLPGRKVVRFLAVLPFILPPYVSAIAWIQLAAPYVGYINRIWNGLGGSGNLVNIYSFPGLVLVMTLKFYVYVFLTVAAALEQMDPSLEEAARMSGSGPFKVAKDVTIPLVMPSIASGALLAFVATCANFGIPALIGDRARYYVLTTRIYSTLSIPDIDRAIAYSLILVIITGFALLIQKRSFGRKRYTTLTGKTVRPAVIALGRRKGLVALFVFLFLALTSVIPLLSLFFSAFLKNLYSPLTSLSSFTLNNFKFVLLEDETTTAALKTSVFSAFTASTIVTLFGALLAYMIVKTNVKGRLFMDWLSSVPYALPGTVVGVAIILAFIKTPIFNTLWIIPFAYFIRYLSYGVRTTVGSLLQIDKTLEEASLMCGANWLTTMKNIVLPLIKPGLIAAWILVFMPTLSELTVSIIIYPPNHPTIGVATYNLMEEGQYTAAYALSAVVAVVVILVQLAVNRITGKMGARGL; translated from the coding sequence ATGGAGAGGAAGATAACGTTCACCCAGGCCATGTGGCTGCTGTCCCTCCTGGTTCTTCTGATCACGATAGCGTATCCCCTCGCGGTGCTGATATACAAGAGCCTCTTCGGCGAGAGGGGCTTCGGCTACGCCTACAAAGTCATCGCCTCCGACCCCAACACGTGGGTCTACACCTTCAACACCGTCAAACTCGCCGTGATAGTCACGTTCTTCGCGGTCATCATAGGCGTCCCGCTGGCCTTCCTGGTCGTCAGGACGAACCTGCCCGGGAGAAAGGTTGTTCGCTTCCTCGCGGTTCTGCCCTTCATCCTGCCGCCCTACGTCAGCGCCATAGCCTGGATCCAGCTGGCGGCTCCATACGTGGGCTACATAAACCGGATCTGGAACGGGCTGGGGGGAAGCGGTAACTTGGTCAACATATACTCCTTCCCCGGCCTCGTTCTCGTCATGACGCTCAAGTTCTACGTGTACGTTTTCCTCACGGTGGCGGCGGCCCTTGAGCAGATGGATCCATCGCTCGAAGAGGCGGCGAGGATGAGCGGTTCGGGCCCCTTCAAAGTCGCGAAGGACGTTACCATACCACTGGTCATGCCCAGCATTGCCTCGGGGGCCCTGTTGGCTTTCGTAGCCACGTGTGCGAACTTCGGCATCCCTGCACTCATAGGGGATAGGGCCAGGTATTACGTCCTGACAACGAGGATTTACAGCACGCTCTCGATCCCAGACATAGACCGCGCCATAGCTTATTCCCTGATACTCGTCATCATAACCGGGTTTGCCCTCCTCATCCAGAAGAGATCCTTCGGGCGGAAGAGGTACACAACCCTCACAGGAAAGACCGTGCGTCCAGCGGTTATAGCTCTCGGCCGGCGTAAGGGGCTTGTGGCACTTTTTGTTTTCCTGTTCCTGGCCCTGACTTCCGTGATTCCCCTGCTCTCGCTGTTCTTCAGCGCGTTCCTCAAGAACCTATACTCACCCCTCACCAGCCTCTCGTCGTTCACCCTCAACAACTTCAAGTTCGTTCTGCTCGAAGATGAAACCACAACCGCGGCGCTGAAAACCAGCGTTTTCTCGGCATTCACGGCCTCAACGATAGTTACGCTCTTCGGGGCCCTGTTAGCGTACATGATCGTGAAAACCAACGTGAAGGGCCGCCTCTTCATGGACTGGCTCTCCTCGGTTCCCTACGCCCTTCCCGGAACCGTGGTCGGCGTGGCCATAATCCTCGCCTTCATTAAGACGCCCATCTTCAACACGCTGTGGATCATACCCTTCGCCTACTTCATCCGCTACCTCTCCTACGGCGTCAGGACAACGGTGGGTTCTCTGCTCCAGATAGACAAAACCCTCGAGGAAGCCTCGCTGATGTGCGGAGCGAACTGGCTCACGACGATGAAGAACATAGTCCTGCCCCTCATCAAGCCCGGCCTCATAGCGGCCTGGATACTGGTCTTCATGCCCACCCTGAGCGAACTGACGGTCTCGATCATAATCTACCCACCGAACCACCCGACCATAGGCGTGGCCACCTACAACCTCATGGAGGAGGGCCAGTACACCGCGGCATACGCCCTCTCAGCCGTTGTCGCGGTGGTCGTCATTCTGGTCCAGCTCGCGGTTAACAGGATCACGGGAAAAATGGGGGCAAGGGGGTTGTGA
- a CDS encoding ABC transporter substrate-binding protein translates to MKKLFVSLLIFVLALGLAGSGCISGGSGTSTSSPSGSETQIRGTIHFYTSIPKDIAIKIADEFQKKYPNVKVEVYRSGASKVMTKLDAEIESGKIIADVVWLADPGNTIYLKNKGVLMKYTPKDADKVPNFAKDPDGYWIAGRFIAPVIAYNTKIIQNPPKKWTDLIDPNYRSSLPSPWNNAEGWVAVPNPLYSGAATAWVYGISQKYGWDYFKKARSMGIVVLKSNGAVKNAIIEGQDPIGVTLDYMVRQSMEDGAPINYVYPEDGTVVIPSPIAIMKTTKNPAAAKAFVDFLLSKDVQELLVQYGIIPARTDVTPPKGTPSIENIPQIKIDWEKLSSQLEDVRNQFSQIMG, encoded by the coding sequence GTGAAAAAGCTATTTGTTTCTCTGTTAATTTTTGTTCTGGCGCTTGGGTTAGCCGGAAGCGGCTGCATAAGCGGGGGCAGCGGCACCTCGACTTCCTCGCCGAGCGGAAGTGAAACCCAGATAAGGGGAACGATCCACTTCTACACATCCATTCCCAAGGACATTGCCATCAAGATAGCCGACGAGTTCCAGAAGAAGTACCCGAACGTCAAGGTTGAGGTCTACCGGAGCGGGGCCTCAAAGGTCATGACCAAGCTGGACGCAGAGATTGAGTCCGGGAAGATCATCGCCGACGTTGTGTGGCTCGCCGACCCCGGAAACACGATCTACCTGAAGAACAAAGGAGTTCTGATGAAGTACACGCCCAAAGATGCCGACAAGGTTCCCAACTTCGCCAAAGACCCGGATGGCTACTGGATCGCCGGCAGGTTCATAGCCCCGGTTATAGCGTACAACACGAAGATAATACAGAACCCGCCCAAGAAGTGGACGGATCTCATCGACCCCAACTACAGGTCTTCCCTCCCGAGCCCGTGGAACAACGCCGAGGGCTGGGTGGCGGTTCCGAACCCGCTGTACTCGGGCGCCGCCACGGCGTGGGTCTACGGCATCAGCCAGAAGTACGGATGGGACTACTTCAAGAAGGCCAGGTCGATGGGAATCGTCGTCCTGAAGAGCAACGGCGCGGTTAAAAACGCCATAATAGAGGGCCAGGATCCCATCGGCGTGACGCTCGACTACATGGTCAGACAATCGATGGAGGATGGGGCTCCAATAAACTACGTCTATCCCGAGGACGGCACCGTTGTGATACCGAGCCCGATAGCGATAATGAAGACCACGAAAAATCCGGCGGCGGCCAAGGCCTTCGTGGACTTCCTCCTCTCAAAGGACGTTCAGGAACTGCTGGTTCAGTACGGCATAATTCCTGCCAGAACCGATGTGACACCCCCGAAGGGAACGCCGAGCATAGAGAACATACCCCAGATCAAGATAGACTGGGAAAAGCTCTCCTCCCAGCTTGAGGACGTCAGGAATCAGTTCTCCCAGATCATGGGCTGA
- a CDS encoding SDR family oxidoreductase: MGIIVTASSRGIGFNVARELLRRNARVVISSRSRENLRKALDELSSYGEIYAVEANLFDQGDLENIVKEGWELLGGVDALVWNAGNVRCEPCLLHEATYLDWIEASALHTVAPGYLTTLLIREWLEKKRRGVLVYLNSVSIKEPMPPLVLADVTRAGLVQLAKSVSRTYGGKGIRAYSVLLGSFDTPGARENLRAVAEARGEPFEKTWEREVLGRTPLHRTGRWEELGSLVAFLLSDDAEYMLGSTVVIDGAMTRSVDL; this comes from the coding sequence ATGGGCATAATAGTAACGGCCTCCTCGCGAGGAATAGGCTTCAACGTCGCGCGGGAGCTCTTGAGGAGGAACGCGAGGGTTGTTATAAGCTCCAGAAGCCGGGAAAACCTGAGAAAGGCCCTCGACGAGCTCTCGAGCTACGGTGAGATTTACGCCGTTGAGGCCAATCTTTTTGACCAGGGGGACCTTGAGAACATTGTGAAAGAAGGCTGGGAGCTCCTCGGTGGGGTTGACGCCCTCGTCTGGAACGCCGGAAACGTCCGCTGTGAGCCGTGCCTCCTCCACGAAGCCACTTACCTCGACTGGATTGAGGCTTCGGCACTCCACACGGTGGCTCCTGGTTATCTAACGACCCTTCTCATCAGGGAATGGCTCGAAAAGAAGCGGAGGGGTGTTCTCGTCTACCTTAACTCCGTCTCGATAAAGGAGCCCATGCCGCCGCTCGTCCTCGCCGATGTAACGCGCGCTGGGCTGGTTCAGTTAGCCAAGAGCGTTTCGAGGACATACGGGGGTAAGGGAATTCGGGCCTACTCCGTTCTGCTTGGCAGCTTCGACACGCCCGGTGCGCGGGAGAACCTCAGGGCGGTTGCCGAGGCGAGGGGAGAGCCCTTCGAGAAGACATGGGAACGCGAGGTGCTCGGCAGGACACCCCTCCACAGAACCGGGAGGTGGGAAGAACTCGGCTCGCTCGTGGCCTTTCTGCTCAGCGATGATGCCGAATACATGCTCGGCTCCACCGTCGTCATAGACGGCGCGATGACGAGGAGCGTTGACCTCTGA
- a CDS encoding FAD-dependent oxidoreductase, which translates to MKFYICREKSEPKPFKIAIIGAGPAGLTAAGYLACRGYEVHVYDKMPEGGGMVAFAIPEARIPIKTVREGVKDLEKLGVNFHFRTKVVYDSPRELGDEWAEHFVSLERLLGEFDALLIATGAWRPRKLKVPGVDLPGVYDALKLLHHIKMARIGYYPWDSVPDLKGKHVVIIGAGYTAVDVALESRLLGAEKVTMVYRRSLEQSYAKAEIRKLIEEGLEFIEMASPVRIIGENRAEGVEFARTKIVEGSVVTTDERFIVDADVVAYAIGQLPTSPIREVVCANEEILKEAGIFFAGDVVAPRNIGTAMREGRARAKEIEEWLTKKAPRKVFPVPVTARLIGSVLSGKC; encoded by the coding sequence GTGAAGTTCTACATCTGCAGGGAGAAGAGCGAGCCGAAGCCCTTCAAAATAGCAATCATCGGAGCCGGCCCGGCTGGGCTGACGGCCGCCGGCTACCTCGCGTGCAGGGGCTACGAGGTTCACGTCTACGACAAGATGCCAGAGGGCGGTGGAATGGTGGCCTTCGCGATTCCAGAGGCGAGAATACCGATAAAAACCGTTAGAGAAGGTGTCAAGGACCTCGAAAAGCTCGGCGTGAACTTCCACTTCAGGACGAAGGTAGTCTATGACTCCCCCCGGGAACTCGGGGACGAGTGGGCCGAGCACTTCGTATCGCTCGAGAGACTGCTCGGCGAGTTCGATGCCCTTCTCATAGCCACGGGCGCCTGGCGTCCAAGGAAGCTGAAGGTTCCGGGCGTTGATTTGCCGGGCGTTTACGATGCGCTTAAGCTACTCCACCACATAAAGATGGCCAGGATAGGCTACTATCCCTGGGACAGCGTTCCCGACTTGAAGGGCAAGCACGTCGTCATAATTGGAGCGGGCTACACCGCGGTTGACGTTGCCCTCGAATCGAGGCTCCTCGGCGCTGAAAAGGTCACGATGGTCTACCGCCGCTCCCTGGAGCAGAGCTACGCAAAGGCCGAAATCAGGAAGCTCATCGAGGAGGGTCTTGAGTTCATTGAGATGGCCTCGCCCGTGAGAATCATCGGCGAAAATAGGGCGGAAGGGGTCGAGTTCGCGAGGACGAAAATCGTTGAGGGAAGCGTCGTTACAACGGACGAAAGGTTCATCGTTGACGCCGATGTTGTGGCTTATGCCATCGGCCAGTTGCCAACGAGTCCGATTCGCGAAGTCGTTTGTGCGAACGAGGAAATCCTGAAGGAGGCCGGGATTTTCTTCGCCGGAGACGTCGTCGCGCCGAGGAACATCGGAACGGCGATGCGTGAAGGGAGAGCGAGGGCGAAGGAGATAGAGGAGTGGCTCACAAAGAAGGCGCCGAGAAAGGTCTTCCCCGTCCCCGTTACCGCCAGGCTGATAGGCTCAGTCCTAAGCGGGAAGTGCTGA
- a CDS encoding deoxyhypusine synthase, with product MTEPKDIVLKESEEVEGVPIEGPWLDDVSSLEDVLDYYERIGFQATHLGRAIEIWRKVEEKRAKGEEVRVFLGYTSNIISSGLREIIAWLVKEGKVDVIVTTAGGIEEDFIKALKPFILGDWNVNDALMREKGINRIGNIFVPNDRYIEFEKYMIPFFERVLEIEKERGVLTASEFIYELGKYMDEKLGKEKEKSVIYWAYKRNVPIFCPAITDGSIGDMLYFFKEEHGDRELIIDIANDIVKLNNLAVTAKETASIILGGSLPKHAIINANLFRGGTDYAIYVTTAIPWDGSLSGAPPSEGVSWGKIRAKADYVEIWADATLVFPLLVWKVMKG from the coding sequence ATGACGGAGCCGAAGGACATCGTGCTTAAGGAGAGCGAAGAGGTTGAGGGAGTTCCGATTGAGGGGCCGTGGCTCGACGACGTTTCAAGCCTCGAGGATGTTTTGGATTATTACGAGCGCATAGGTTTCCAGGCGACACACCTCGGACGGGCGATAGAGATATGGCGGAAGGTCGAGGAGAAGCGGGCAAAGGGAGAAGAAGTCCGCGTTTTCCTCGGCTACACTTCCAACATAATCTCCTCCGGTTTGAGGGAGATAATCGCGTGGCTGGTCAAAGAAGGCAAGGTTGACGTTATCGTAACCACCGCCGGCGGAATCGAGGAGGACTTCATAAAGGCCCTCAAACCCTTTATCCTGGGCGACTGGAACGTTAACGATGCCCTAATGCGCGAGAAGGGCATCAACAGGATAGGCAACATCTTCGTGCCCAACGACCGCTACATTGAGTTCGAGAAGTACATGATTCCCTTCTTCGAGCGGGTCCTTGAGATTGAAAAGGAGCGTGGGGTTTTGACGGCGAGCGAGTTCATCTACGAGCTCGGTAAATACATGGACGAGAAGCTCGGGAAGGAGAAGGAGAAGAGCGTTATCTACTGGGCCTACAAAAGGAACGTCCCGATTTTCTGTCCCGCTATAACCGACGGCTCGATAGGGGACATGCTCTACTTCTTCAAGGAAGAACACGGGGACAGGGAGCTAATCATAGACATCGCCAACGACATAGTGAAGCTCAACAACTTAGCGGTTACCGCAAAGGAGACCGCCTCGATAATCCTCGGCGGTTCGTTGCCGAAGCATGCGATAATCAACGCCAACCTCTTCAGGGGCGGAACGGACTACGCGATTTACGTGACGACCGCAATCCCCTGGGACGGCTCGCTGAGCGGTGCACCGCCGAGCGAAGGCGTCAGCTGGGGCAAGATAAGGGCAAAGGCAGACTACGTCGAGATATGGGCCGATGCGACGCTCGTCTTCCCGCTGCTGGTGTGGAAGGTGATGAAGGGGTGA